A region of the Silene latifolia isolate original U9 population chromosome 9, ASM4854445v1, whole genome shotgun sequence genome:
tcattctcatctcattttcatcatagttttcctcaatgaatttttagaatgtggtttttatcgcttccataccttccttggcactctcaaatatgtcatctatagtttgcttaagacaatgggtggtcatgaactcaacaaattcccaaaattcctcacaactaatctcacaaatcctaccaccactcaagtgaaatgccaagttgcgggtttcaaagttcatgccattataaacaacacaacatgcttcatagtttgaaagagtaaaaccatgatgccaagcatgagtcatataatcttcacaTCTTGCtatataattattaaatgactcattttcatattgccaaaaagtgaatgtagacatgataaacatatgaaatagaacaaggacaagaaataaaattcccaaggaaccaagatccctcaagaagaagcataactaaaactagacaaaagagcgattcaaatacacaacaccgtcctcgacaatggcgccattttgatgagagtgtcgttggggctctcaatcaaacacatttatatttctcaacaaacaactagttagtggttaagtcgaggtcgatccatgggacgagggtactcaaattgttcaatctaattatggttgtgcttggggttgtcacaattataatgagttgatgattctaatctaataaaagcaatggaaagtaaacaagcaacaaaagggaagatgtaaacaaataactaaaagtgctaggatatcatgggttcataggggaaacatgggagttgatcatacaaacatgttctcaattatatgcatgcatttattgttgtgatgggatcgagttggtgtataagcttacattccctaagaaggtttgggtcccggagccgaatcgattagattgtacaacatctacaagtcgacttagtccttcatattcaacattatgcatggtctaatgagactcgagttggtgtataaccttacaagtctcattgaaaagataggtgatgggtaaaaaatgcaaggattcgtaggctcgcatttcatcaaacataacatgtgcataagttgaaatcacaacaagcaagcaaataaattatgtgaacatattagattaagcatgaatcattcctcatgtttgtttcccctaattctccattaaccctagctagaagactactcactcattatcaagttcaacatgctaataaggttgtcaatcatattaacaaagcaaaacatgatgaataaatgaaagtgattaacaataattaaacaagggtaaaagaattatacctatgaagatgattccaaataataaagcaaagaataatagaggaAAACTTGATTggttgatgaagagttgtcaattctccaataataacccaataatcttcaattacccaataataaacttgaacaataattaaggaaagattaatgtgttatttgtggaaagattaaagagtaatctatctaatctactcctaatgaaggcataatctaatctaagagaaattaatctaatctaaggaactTGATTCTTTGATTATTTCAAATGGAGTATAtgtagtggtacatcattaggttaagcaagggtagattagtaaataccAATGCTAAGTGTTTGAGCACGGAATTGCAACTCCCGAAGGATATGCGcggatcacgtagcaaggaaaagcctTCTGtccaacaatccgctcgtcccgagcgaaatacgAGCAATCCGAGCCTCATCCTGAGCGGTTGATGACAGGCTAatcgtatacctaccaaaaataaccaactggtctctaactaatatagctagggaagtcgggatcgtatccacagggaggcaagatatctgctAAAGGTCCGTCTATTGGGTCATAAAATGGgggtttgattttggtttctaaactattaagagattaagggaaagagaaattaaacaagagtaataaAAGTAGAGAAATATGATAAAGATGATCAAATAGAGAAAATATGCCAGGATTTCgattcaccatggtagtctatcgactcagctacaaatagcctagacaatctactgtgagaaggatacaggaaaggtccttccggtccactttctatcctataATTCCACTaatttaacttccgtcctcattagggtagtctactgttcatagcaggtctatttaatccaatctttcgatccaggagtaaaattaaccagattaaaggtaacttagaagcgtgcactcagcTAAGTCgatattacagttaaattgctatgggacAGATTCTCTCAAATAAatcgtctagtctattcgctacatcgtcacaatcctaccaagGATTCCCTTATCCCGACataaaaggaattagctactcataatattaatggtgtcaacaataacaataacgagTGTACTAATCAAAggcatgatgaaataatgataattaagcataaactaaattagggAAAAAATAAATAAGAAGAAACAAGGATTAAAGTAAACAAAGtaaataagattaagattaagggaGGAAGAAGGATTACAATCAATAgcgatccggcgtaaagaacaatccacAAGCAAAGTACGAGATTAAGCAGTAGGTTTAGAAGcaaaagtagaagaagagtaTGTGAAAGATccctaatgacctaattaacgtatgcttaaataggaaaaacaaagCTTAAACAAAATAATAGTAACACGGGTAACTAAAGCCCGCTTAGaatagcaaaccactcgatcgagtggtttcagaccactcgatcgagatcttctccagcttttcctctcgatcgagtaagtaaagttctcgatcgaggaactccagcaatcagcatttcgatcgagcatgtagaagtactcgatcgacctctcgtGTCATTCAAACCACTCGAACGAACCATAAAACTTCTCGATTGAGTGCTTTTTTTCAGATCTGCCTCTTAAGTTGTCTTTGACCATTTCCTTGACCAcccttcacgcactccaaggcataTTTCTTGCTCtaacattcccgtctcctcattatgcatgctaaataggacgaTAAGAcgcggtttcaccactttcaggttcatttctgcaatttagacaaaacaaaccaaagtagccaattcggggcattttgcaatacataacagtacaaaaatgcatagaaatacgtgctataaaaggctaaaaagactatataaattgcacgtatcaaatctccccaaaccgaacctttactcatcctcgagtaaactaagtgCAAACTAATGGGATGGAAATGAAAACTccgagctagctataacttgtctacttgaaccaatttaatgaaaacaaaaatcaacagtcatagctacagcagtcaatacacaaacgagttataagatgtccataaataaagctgacctataaACCTTGCATGACCAACAAAATcagactctcacgtggtcactcttctctcatgaagcaaagggtgaattatatatgtataagagagaaagagaaacagtcactcacctaaactgtgacctacataacatgtatgcaacaaaaatgatagacgattcaagtactatgcatacactccaaccaacaatgtccgtcatagCCGAGGGCTCACAAATAGTATAGGAAAGTTAGGGTCAGGTAAGAAAGGGCAAAAATATTATGggaatgtgaaggtaaagcgtcaagctagttcctaaacaagaccatataagaccatccgaatctcagttgactataaaataatGCACAAGTGCCTTTCATGGCACACAACTTactaaccaaatacactatctcctcaaaaatatatgaataagaacaGAGGAGTAGACCGTCAAAAACTTCCCTTTTTTTAATACGGTCCTATTTCCAATTCCAATCAactttttcaatcttttcttttttttttctctttctgccgttttttttttccttttcatgtcttttttttttcaaaaatgtgTGATTtcacacattttttttttttcatttcattcacacgtttttttttttctttttcatgtcttttttttcttttcattttctcaTCCTTCCTCATTTCTCCGCCAACTCCAAACAACAAAAACGAGCCAAACTCACAATGGATCAACATACCATAAaagacacactaaactagcttgactgggcaggcttagttATGGGTGTAGCTGATGGCTCAAAAAGGCAaaatttggctaaagtggagctaaatgggtgaaaaacgaaagaaagggaaatttgcaagcacctccctgcatgtgacaccgaccacaaacccgaatgtatgcaattgacaagaatcgaatttcataaatgtgcaaaaaatgataaacatgttatgcaaggagtactactctcaattcctatgcaAACTGGTTATGAATGTCACTAGTTATATGGCTCTAgaactcagaaattgtaagtaggttgccaatttatcaggtcaagtctacacagttagctaaatttgaacaaaaactcgtagatatgcataagactcagctaataactgtcaataaagtgcaaagctcaagtaaaaatgacaagttatagtgcaatatcatctcCTACCACAGACCAAGCATCCCTGAAAAATACACTGGAATATCCATCCGGTCCAGGGGCCTTATGAATAGGTATGGAGAAGACAGCCTCTTTAATTTCTTGATTAGAGACAGGTTGTAAAAGGATGTCCCAATGTTCAGGGGTACAAACAGCTCCTCTTTGAACAACAGAAACATTAACAGGGTTAACACGAGTAGCCTTACCCAGCAGGTTATGATAGAATTTTAAAAAAGCTTGCTGAATAAGGTTAGGATCAGTACAGACAGTGCCATGTTCATCTGCAATTCTTATCACCCTATTCAAGGACTGTCTTCCCCTAATAACACTGTGAAAAAACTTAGTATTGTTATCTCCATCCCTTAACCAAGTAGCCTTAGATTTTTGAAGGAGGAAACTATCCCTAGCTACCTGCAGATCCTTATACTCACTAGCAGCAGCTAGTTTAGCAGTAATAAGAGCTGCATCAGTAGGGTTATGTCTTAATAGCTCTTGCACAAATTCCAAATGCTGCCAAGCTCTAACAGTATTATGctctacatcagcaaaaagttcagaATTTAAACTTTGCAGAGGTTTTTTCAGAAGCTTGAATTTCCTAACCACTCTGAACATAGGGGAACCATAAATCCAAATTTTTCAAGTATCCTGTATAGTAGAAAGAAAATGAGGCACACcactccacatattaaaatatttgaagCATTTTTTCTTATTATGAGTACTCAAAGAATTCTGAATGAGACAGGGGGTATGATCAAAGTAGCCTTCCACCAGAAAATGAGCAGAAGCACCAGGTCTCTGAGTAAGCCACTCCTTATTAACCAAAACCCTATCTAGACGACAATAGACTCTAGTAAGGGGCTCCTGCTTGTTGTTCCACGTGAAAAAAGATCCAGTTGCAAGACTATCTTGAATGTCACAGTAATCCACACAGGCTTGGAAGTCAGTCATTTCCTCCTCTGTACTATTACCTCCAAGCCTTTCAGCGGGCTTAAGGACAGTATTGAAATCACCACACACAAGCCATGGGATCTGAATTTGATCACTAAAATGTCTGATTTTATCCCAAAGAGGCTTCCTCTCACCAACTCCATTAAAAGCATAAACAATAGTGCAATAAAAAGAATATCCAGTACCCACTTCATCCACCAACATATGTATAAATAGGGCATTATACTCAAGAAACTGAATCTGATACATTCCTGGTTGCTAAAGAACCCAAATTCTACCTCCTTTGTGCCACTGGGTATTAGCGGAAACACACCAACCATCACAAACATTACTACTAATTCTATTTAGAGAAGAAGGTTTAACcttcgtgtaacacccccatttatttaagggcctgaactaggactcctcagataaatgatggtgttaccatctcggaagcccgaggcagtagatagcaaaggaaagaaacacagtactttattataaagtttatagtgacattacaactgaaatagaaacaagtctccaaatacgaccaaataataagtctgataaaactactcaaAAGACTAAGGTGAGCTAGGCACTAAGtcggtcatccaagctctcttcccgccagctcccatcggtctcgaatacctgtcaatctgctccccaataattggatcatcacaggcgtacacgaatacacggggtcagccacgaagctgagtaggtaatacaataacataaaacacatactcctccatcaccaacaccgccatcacaactcacaacccggacaacccacccataccgatccccttagactataaatatcgaccgtagccgatctgccagctcgcagctgaggacaccagggcaagtcctgcagaacccgcctgggccttatcacaacgtcatcatcaccacctccaccaactccaagataataatataataacacagttcaacaatagtacttaacggaattaaatcagccaatcatattataacatgtaaatcaccgattcagtcaatccagtcacataatacgatatcaagtccagtgtattcccctacctcaaatagcggtaaaagctaactgcagatcagaagtactccacccgaaactcgccacctaaacatatacatagtataattaattcaattaattattCCCGCTCTCATACTCAAGAGCTACTATAAGTAGAAACCTTCccaatttagaaattactaaaaaatataagttactcaaaatagaaggttttcctaaaatgggaagtttcccaaAGTAGCGATTACCAAAAtagcaagttactaaaaatagcaactttcccaaaataaaatcccgactcaaaagtttaaatacattattccgtcaccgttacttaaaattaacttaataatcaaaacttaataatataaatattagaAATATACGcattcccgactcattaaaataaaacccgtaacaaaaCAATTTCAAAAACAACGCATGACTCAACACACGCACACTCCCTTTACAACCCGTCACAACCGCCCCTCAACCACCAATCCTCACCGTCGACCACCAGGCCCACACTGTGTCCGGCCTggtcaccacccaccaccaccaacgtggtcgacccacgccggcggtCCTGGCCACCACCACAAATCCCCCCTGCCTGCGTTCCTGCCGCCACAAAACGCCCTGAACAGCCCCCTTATCCAACCCGACAACCACCACGACACTCCCCTGCCACcctaccaaccaccaccattgccaccaccgtcgcatggcggccctgacacacgtggcaccaccgattcgacctcccccgagtccacggtggtgccaccccttttCCTATGTCTGAAATGCTACCCAAAACACCCCACCAACCCGACACCTAAATACCACCACTGAAACCACCACCAGCCACGACCACCACTATAACCACCACCATCTGACTCGACTCCACACCAACAACGCATCCCacaaccccacgaccaccacaacaGTCCCTAAAAGACGCAATACCCAATACAAAACAAAGTGGGACGAAAGGAAAACGGAAaccttacctatgacggccgtcgacctgCGCTTTTCCGGCCAGTACAACCACCCTTGACCACCAGCAAAGGCTCCCCTAGACTCACGGCAGTCCCTATTCCCTCCACACTCACTGGCGTGCGTTCGTTGGCTGCGGTTGTTGCTTGAGGCGTGAAAGAAAGAGGGTGATGAAGGTGAGGTATAGAAAATGACGGTATGAAGGGGTTGGGTTTTAAAGTTAGATTAGGGTTTTCATTTTAGGGTTTTTGGTAGGGTaaaaggtaaatgggtaagtgggtagtaagtgggtaaatgggctatgacagCTTGGCCCAAAATGTCGctcaactataaacccgactcaactTACGATACGATATGATATGAATTAATCAATTACTTTTACGttaccattaaataataaaattcgcccaaacgataataaaatacggggtattacagtctttcccccttaaaagaacttcgtcccgaagttcgcccccaTACCAAACATGTCCTACGAAAATATAAAGACATCTCGTATAACTAACACGGTCAAACACACAACTAGACTacataaacacgaaatgttacattctaccctcctaaaaagaaagttacgtcccgtaacttacctcaagtGAACAGATGTGGATAACTCTCTCTCATCGCGGCCTCGGTTTCCCAGGTAGCCTCCTCTGCTTTATGATTAGACCACAACACTTTTACTAAAGCCGTCTCTCcgtgcctggtctttctaaccttcctgtccaagatctccttaggcgtctcgatgtaagtcaactgctcgtccacctcgaccacatcatGGCTCAAAATGTGCGAAGGGTCACTCATATATCTCCGCAACTgggaaacatggaagacattatgtaccctggctaaagctggtggtaaagctagccgatatgccacttctccaactctatccaggatctcatatggcccaataaacttctggctcaactttccccgcttcccgaacctcatcactcccttcatcggAGATACTCTAAGAAGTACTTTCTCCCCCACCTGGAAAGAAATGTCGCTTCTCCTAGCGTCAGCGTAGCTCTTCTGCCGGTCCTGGGCAGCCCTCATCTTCTGTCGAATGATCTgtacctgttcaaccatctcttgAATCATCTCTGGCCCCAAAACTACCGCATCAGcgcgatcatcccaacacacaggactcctacacttcctgccatacagagcctcaaatggagccatcccaatactagcgtggtaactgttgttgtatgaaaactcaatcaaccccagtctatcctcccaagacccgccgaactccaaaacacaagctctcaacatgtcctcgagcgtctgaatagtcctctctgtctgaccatctgtagctggatgaaaagcggtgctcatctttaacTGAGTACCCATTAGTGACTGTAACTCCTGCCAGAACTTAGATAGAAACCTGGAGTCCCTATCGGAAATGATGTCCTTGGGTACACCATGCAGCTTCACCAcatactgaacataagccttggccaactcagccttactccaagtatccttcatgggaataaagtgagccgacttggttagcctatccacgatcacccaaatcatattgttacctttctgagttcgaggcaacccaacaatgaaa
Encoded here:
- the LOC141601195 gene encoding uncharacterized protein LOC141601195, producing the protein MYQIQFLEYNALFIHMLVDEVGTGYSFYCTIVYAFNGVGERKPLWDKIRHFSDQIQIPWLVCGDFNTVLKPAERLGGNSTEEEMTDFQACVDYCDIQDSLATGSFFTWNNKQEPLTRVYCRLDRVLVNKEWLTQRPGASAHFLVEGYFDHTPCLIQNSLKHNTVRAWQHLEFVQELLRHNPTDAALITAKLAAASEYKDLQVARDSFLLQKSKATWLRDGDNNTKFFHSVIRGRQSLNRVIRIADEHGTVCTDPNLIQQAFLKFYHNLLGKATRVNPVNVSVVQRGAVCTPEHWDILLQPVSNQEIKEAVFSIPIHKAPGPDGYSSVFFRDAWSVVGDDIAL